From the genome of Scytonema hofmannii PCC 7110, one region includes:
- a CDS encoding T3SS effector HopA1 family protein, which produces MQLLDSHLNQSEAASERLHQELQEIVHKLKIESTFHISHPDYKPLELPKEAVARFQHLPEVLQNKYLSLQISSFLYGIYYNGSLKETLALDSEESNETLHKNLENNTYLGIDLEFYDQLHSFNHGQGFLSSGWRVVKHDSDSSLAVNKNGLTVYATRDRHLTPEQQTATVGDLIAIRMPKNMVQNGFYMAVGNAGPQNHQDCVRVYFNLTPSGATAVMNSLTAEINAISIPFSFKALYNPDDYKRHDSAVLYFDKKHYQVIQSVLQKVYVENQFYFNTLGPLFTKVLAPGLTLAEEPRYKFAEQESFGMNRCQMVANGLLAAWQQGDDSPENRMTAIRQEFALYSIEMQRPYLNANSEDIYTPLQL; this is translated from the coding sequence ATGCAACTGTTGGATTCACATTTAAATCAATCAGAAGCTGCATCAGAACGATTACATCAGGAGCTGCAAGAGATCGTTCACAAGCTTAAAATCGAGTCAACTTTTCATATTAGCCACCCTGATTATAAACCTTTGGAATTGCCCAAAGAAGCCGTTGCCCGTTTTCAGCACTTACCAGAAGTTTTGCAAAACAAGTATTTGAGCTTACAAATAAGTTCTTTTCTTTACGGGATTTATTACAACGGTTCTCTAAAAGAGACTCTTGCGCTTGACAGTGAAGAGTCAAACGAGACATTGCATAAAAATCTAGAGAACAACACGTATCTGGGCATAGATTTGGAATTCTACGACCAATTACACTCTTTTAATCATGGTCAAGGCTTCTTGAGTTCTGGTTGGCGAGTGGTAAAACATGACAGTGATAGCAGCTTAGCAGTCAATAAGAATGGTTTAACAGTCTATGCTACTCGCGATCGCCATCTCACACCAGAACAGCAAACAGCTACTGTTGGGGATTTAATTGCCATTCGGATGCCCAAGAATATGGTGCAAAACGGATTTTACATGGCGGTTGGTAACGCAGGTCCTCAAAATCATCAGGATTGTGTGCGTGTTTACTTCAACTTAACACCTTCAGGTGCAACTGCTGTTATGAACAGCTTAACTGCCGAAATAAACGCTATATCAATACCCTTTAGTTTTAAAGCCTTATACAATCCGGACGATTACAAACGTCACGACTCAGCGGTTCTCTATTTTGACAAGAAGCACTATCAAGTCATCCAGTCAGTGCTGCAAAAGGTTTATGTCGAAAATCAGTTTTACTTTAATACACTTGGACCTTTGTTTACCAAGGTGCTAGCCCCAGGACTGACACTTGCTGAAGAACCAAGGTATAAGTTTGCCGAACAGGAAAGTTTTGGTATGAATCGCTGTCAAATGGTTGCTAATGGTTTGTTAGCGGCTTGGCAACAGGGAGATGACTCACCCGAAAACCGCATGACAGCTATTCGTCAAGAGTTTGCTCTGTACTCAATTGAAATGCAACGCCCATACCTCAATGCTAATTCTGAAGACATTTATACGCCATTACAATTATGA
- a CDS encoding phosphotransferase family protein: MTFLLSRQNVFKYLADRGLCDSEDEAKSKVELKYAKNFNLLLSLSESRKILVKQERRDRKGKTAGEFLREWRIHSFLQEFPELSQISGWVSEVLHYDARESIIVFNYLVDYRDLMEFYTKENIFSTVIAEEIGKILGKIHCRTFNRQEYRDFLATYEDLKNDSIPNVVSHLERITPEIFGLVPADGLKFFTLYQRYDSLGTAIAELTAASCVSCLTHNDLKLNNILLSSSWEQALLKADSPNTSILRLIDWERSCWGDPAFDVGTLIASYLQLWLNSLITRKEMSIDESLKMATTPLEQLQPSLVALVSAYFTEFPEILQHRPDFLNRIIQFSGLVLIQQILATIQYQKSFGNTGICMLQVAKSLLCRPQASIPTIFGIDASQLVAKTLVPI; encoded by the coding sequence ATGACATTTTTATTAAGCCGTCAAAACGTTTTTAAATACTTAGCAGATCGCGGACTCTGCGATTCGGAAGATGAAGCCAAGAGTAAGGTTGAACTCAAATACGCCAAAAATTTCAACTTATTACTGAGTTTGTCAGAAAGTCGTAAAATTTTGGTGAAGCAAGAGCGTCGTGACCGAAAGGGAAAGACTGCTGGTGAATTTTTACGGGAATGGAGAATTCACTCATTCTTACAAGAATTTCCGGAATTGAGCCAAATAAGTGGCTGGGTTTCGGAGGTACTTCATTACGATGCAAGGGAGTCAATCATTGTTTTTAACTACTTGGTTGACTATCGTGATTTGATGGAGTTTTACACGAAAGAAAATATTTTTTCTACGGTCATTGCTGAAGAAATAGGCAAAATTCTAGGGAAAATTCATTGTCGCACGTTCAATCGACAAGAGTATCGAGACTTCTTAGCAACCTATGAAGACCTAAAAAACGACTCTATACCTAATGTGGTTAGTCATTTGGAGCGGATTACTCCAGAAATTTTTGGTTTAGTTCCTGCTGATGGGCTAAAGTTCTTTACTCTGTATCAACGTTACGATAGCTTGGGAACTGCGATCGCAGAACTGACTGCTGCTAGTTGTGTCAGTTGCTTGACCCACAATGACTTAAAGCTGAACAACATTTTATTGTCTAGCAGTTGGGAGCAAGCCCTTTTGAAAGCTGATTCACCAAACACAAGTATCTTGCGCCTGATTGATTGGGAACGTTCATGCTGGGGAGATCCAGCGTTTGACGTGGGTACGTTAATTGCTAGCTACCTGCAATTATGGCTAAACAGCTTGATTACTAGGAAAGAAATGAGCATAGACGAATCATTAAAGATGGCAACAACTCCATTAGAACAACTCCAGCCTTCTCTTGTTGCTTTGGTCAGTGCTTATTTCACTGAGTTTCCAGAAATATTGCAGCATCGTCCAGATTTCTTAAACAGAATTATACAATTTTCTGGTTTGGTCTTGATTCAGCAAATATTAGCAACAATTCAGTATCAAAAATCCTTTGGCAATACGGGTATTTGTATGCTTCAGGTTGCTAAAAGTTTATTATGCCGTCCACAAGCTTCCATTCCTACGATTTTTGGCATAGATGCATCACAACTTGTTGCTAAAACTTTAGTACCTATATAG